In Methanobacteriales archaeon HGW-Methanobacteriales-1, the following are encoded in one genomic region:
- a CDS encoding TIGR00303 family protein, with protein MCDGLNIYGSTEFLGKVVEKKSLFVCTIATTATSKIPGITGAGVSPELTEYTPAADVELIIHNKPLCLDEIPQTIVEGGAAPTPAVITKAALQIADIPFLVADAGSTIKPSVPYVKLGDSAGEDIRTGKAVENPQKIFENGKILGKTLSKLTEHLIIGESTPAGTTTALGVLTALGYDASFKVSGSMSENPHDLKKDVVKEGMASAGIHWGEPVSDPFKAVEALGDPMIPAVAGLVMGSEVPVTLAGGTQMTAVCALIKALDPVFDFSNLCIATTVFVVEDETSNIHHIIEQIGEISLYAADPFFHESDNEGLRRYLSGSVKEGVGAGGAIMAALLQGVDIRDIRKETEDLCQKIL; from the coding sequence ATGTGTGATGGTTTGAATATTTATGGTTCAACAGAATTTTTAGGTAAGGTAGTGGAGAAAAAATCTCTATTTGTTTGCACGATAGCCACCACGGCCACCTCAAAAATCCCTGGAATCACTGGAGCGGGTGTCAGCCCGGAATTAACGGAATATACTCCGGCAGCAGATGTAGAATTAATTATCCATAATAAACCATTATGTCTGGATGAAATTCCTCAGACGATTGTAGAAGGGGGTGCCGCCCCTACACCAGCAGTTATTACCAAGGCAGCACTCCAAATAGCAGATATACCATTTTTAGTGGCCGATGCTGGTTCAACAATAAAACCGTCGGTTCCTTATGTGAAGCTGGGTGATTCAGCTGGAGAAGATATACGTACCGGAAAAGCTGTAGAAAACCCTCAAAAAATATTTGAAAATGGGAAAATTCTAGGAAAAACACTTTCAAAGCTCACAGAGCACTTGATTATTGGTGAAAGCACTCCTGCTGGAACAACCACTGCTTTGGGAGTTTTGACTGCTCTAGGATATGATGCCAGCTTTAAAGTTAGTGGGAGTATGAGTGAAAACCCTCATGATTTAAAAAAAGACGTAGTTAAGGAAGGAATGGCCTCGGCAGGAATTCATTGGGGAGAACCAGTTTCAGATCCATTTAAGGCAGTAGAGGCTTTAGGAGACCCTATGATTCCAGCAGTAGCAGGATTAGTAATGGGGAGTGAAGTACCAGTTACTTTGGCCGGAGGAACCCAAATGACTGCTGTTTGTGCTTTAATTAAGGCTTTGGATCCTGTTTTTGACTTTTCTAACTTATGTATTGCCACTACTGTTTTTGTAGTGGAGGATGAGACTTCTAATATCCATCACATCATAGAACAAATTGGAGAAATTTCCTTGTATGCTGCTGATCCGTTTTTCCATGAATCTGATAATGAAGGCCTTCGAAGATACTTATCCGGATCTGTTAAGGAAGGTGTAGGTGCTGGTGGAGCTATAATGGCAGCACTTCTGCAAGGCGTTGATATTCGAGATATAAGGAAAGAAACAGAAGATTTATGTCAAAAAATCCTTTAA
- a CDS encoding Kae1-associated kinase Bud32, with amino-acid sequence MSNFICLGIEGTAEKTGVGLVDKNGQILSSVGKPLIPESGGIHPREAAEHHAQWIPILIKNVLEDANLDLKDINLIAFSRGPGLGPALRTVATAARTLALSLKVPIVGVNHCLGHVEIGRLTTGAQDPVSLYASGGNTQVIAFEGGRYRVFGETLDIAVGNMLDQFSREVDLGHPGGPVVEKLARKSQNYLKLPYAVKGMDLSFSGLLTAAQRKYENRVSMEDLCYSLQETAFSMMVEVTERALAHTQKKEVMLCGGVAANTRLRDMLSRMAEEHYADFFMPPVEYCGDNGAMIAWMGQKVYAESGGHKIEETSVIQRYRTDQVDVPWMKSNEHFLKLPDELRAKGAEANIYDGQWLGEDVVVKKRVPKGYRISEIDQRLRISRTKKEARLLSQAKRYGVRTPVIWDIDLENASLIMEKINGPQIKDVLSELSEKSRENICKKLGENIARLHEGGIIHGDLTTSNLILKDKEIFFIDFGLGKSSDLGEDKGVDLLVLKKALQSIHYQIAEVCFQCILEGYEEFSGNDKIRGKIDEIQARGRYI; translated from the coding sequence ATGTCAAATTTTATTTGCTTAGGAATCGAAGGTACTGCTGAGAAAACTGGAGTGGGTTTAGTTGATAAGAACGGTCAAATTCTATCCTCTGTTGGTAAACCCCTAATTCCCGAATCAGGGGGAATTCATCCTCGAGAAGCAGCAGAACATCACGCCCAGTGGATACCCATACTAATAAAAAACGTACTAGAAGATGCGAATCTAGATTTAAAAGATATAAATCTAATTGCTTTTTCCCGTGGCCCAGGATTAGGTCCTGCGCTGCGTACTGTAGCCACTGCTGCTAGAACTTTAGCTTTATCTCTTAAAGTACCAATTGTAGGAGTAAATCACTGCTTGGGACACGTGGAAATTGGACGACTGACCACTGGAGCGCAAGATCCCGTTTCATTATATGCTAGTGGTGGTAACACCCAGGTCATTGCTTTTGAGGGAGGCCGTTATCGAGTATTTGGAGAAACCTTGGACATTGCCGTGGGAAATATGCTGGACCAATTCAGCAGAGAAGTAGATTTAGGCCATCCCGGAGGTCCTGTTGTGGAAAAACTGGCCCGAAAATCCCAAAATTATTTAAAACTCCCGTATGCAGTTAAAGGAATGGATCTTTCATTTTCAGGCCTTTTAACAGCTGCTCAAAGAAAGTATGAAAATAGAGTTTCCATGGAAGATCTGTGTTACAGTCTGCAAGAGACTGCTTTTTCCATGATGGTGGAAGTAACGGAAAGAGCATTAGCTCATACCCAAAAAAAAGAAGTGATGTTATGTGGGGGAGTGGCAGCCAATACCCGTTTAAGAGATATGCTGTCACGAATGGCCGAAGAACATTATGCTGACTTTTTTATGCCTCCAGTAGAATATTGTGGTGATAATGGTGCCATGATTGCCTGGATGGGTCAAAAGGTTTACGCAGAAAGTGGTGGCCATAAAATAGAAGAAACCAGTGTTATTCAGCGTTATCGGACAGATCAAGTGGATGTACCTTGGATGAAGAGTAACGAACACTTTTTAAAACTTCCTGATGAATTAAGGGCCAAAGGGGCAGAGGCCAATATTTACGATGGCCAGTGGTTAGGGGAAGACGTAGTTGTAAAAAAAAGAGTTCCTAAAGGTTACCGCATAAGCGAAATAGACCAGCGCCTTCGAATATCCAGAACCAAAAAAGAAGCCCGTCTACTGTCCCAGGCCAAGCGGTACGGTGTGCGAACCCCAGTAATATGGGACATAGATCTGGAAAATGCTTCATTGATAATGGAAAAAATTAATGGGCCTCAGATTAAAGACGTTTTAAGTGAGTTAAGTGAAAAATCTCGGGAAAATATATGTAAAAAATTGGGAGAAAACATAGCACGACTTCACGAAGGTGGAATAATTCATGGAGATTTAACCACATCCAATCTTATTTTAAAAGATAAAGAAATTTTTTTCATAGATTTTGGCCTTGGAAAATCATCAGACCTAGGAGAAGACAAAGGTGTGGATCTTTTAGTTCTTAAAAAGGCCTTACAGAGCATACACTACCAGATTGCAGAGGTATGTTTCCAGTGTATCTTGGAGGGCTATGAAGAATTTTCAGGAAATGATAAAATTAGGGGTAAAATAGATGAAATACAGGCCCGGGGCCGTTATATATAA
- the rdgB gene encoding non-canonical purine NTP pyrophosphatase, RdgB/HAM1 family gives MKVTFITGNQHKVEEAEKIFEKFGIQLKHVDLGYPELQGTLEEVARYGAQHAANRLGEPVIVEDAGLFIKALEWFPGPYSAYVQDTIGNSGILKLMENVKDRYAEFRSVVGYSAPNAEPEIFLGAVKGHISTKKKGNYGFAFDPLFYSEEKQKTFGELTTLEKNEFSHRRKSLEEFAIWYNSQK, from the coding sequence ATGAAGGTAACATTTATAACAGGTAACCAACACAAAGTAGAAGAAGCAGAAAAAATATTCGAGAAGTTTGGCATACAACTAAAACATGTTGACTTGGGCTATCCAGAACTTCAGGGAACCCTGGAGGAAGTGGCCCGGTATGGCGCACAACATGCTGCCAATCGTCTGGGAGAACCCGTTATTGTTGAAGATGCGGGACTGTTCATAAAAGCTTTGGAATGGTTTCCAGGACCATATTCTGCATATGTGCAGGATACAATTGGAAATTCTGGTATTTTAAAGCTAATGGAAAATGTTAAAGACCGATATGCCGAGTTCAGGTCGGTGGTTGGGTACAGTGCCCCCAATGCCGAGCCCGAGATTTTTTTAGGTGCGGTTAAAGGACATATTTCTACAAAAAAGAAAGGAAATTACGGTTTTGCTTTCGATCCGCTGTTCTATTCAGAAGAGAAACAAAAAACCTTTGGTGAACTAACTACTCTCGAAAAAAATGAGTTTTCTCATCGTAGAAAATCATTGGAGGAGTTTGCTATATGGTACAATTCTCAGAAATAA
- a CDS encoding 30S ribosomal protein S15, which translates to MANKPDWVEYSNEEIEELILKLTKEGNSTSKIGIILRDQYGIPNVKLVTGDKITQILEKHGQKPEYPEDIMNLIRKAVNIRDHLQENHKDLHTKRGLQIIESQIRRLGRYYVREGVMPEGWRYDPQKAALLVK; encoded by the coding sequence ATGGCAAATAAACCTGATTGGGTTGAATACTCCAATGAAGAAATTGAAGAACTAATATTAAAACTGACTAAAGAAGGAAACTCCACCAGTAAAATTGGTATCATCTTAAGAGACCAATACGGTATCCCTAATGTTAAATTAGTCACCGGTGATAAAATTACTCAAATTCTGGAAAAACACGGCCAAAAACCAGAATATCCAGAAGACATAATGAACCTCATTAGAAAAGCAGTTAACATAAGGGACCACTTACAAGAAAACCATAAAGATTTGCACACCAAACGTGGATTACAAATTATTGAATCCCAAATCCGACGTCTTGGAAGGTACTATGTCCGAGAAGGCGTAATGCCAGAAGGATGGAGATATGACCCACAAAAAGCAGCACTCCTTGTTAAATAG
- a CDS encoding phosphoesterase, giving the protein MTHKKQHSLLNRGDEACQVLKEHLEKGSIIRIVSHNDADGLSAAGVAANAISQEDGQYHISIVPRLRDSFIQKLTKERYQLFFFCDMGSAYLDSISRIKGDIIIADHHQPMEFETKENITHVNPHLFGVDGSKEVSASGVTYLTVRGMEKQSLAPMALAGAFGDMQYYDGFLGINKIILDEGLEYGSVEMHKDLKIASKNEEPLYKALAYSFSPILPGLSGDLEASMAFLEKLGVSYGVKFSDLGPEERDILKDELVRINPEIFSDVYSNPKEKPTLRDIEDYSRILDACGKNKKYGLGLGICLGEKSDALDVALDLQRKYRQNLVNGLSWIKREGSNVMENIQYLYAEEKARKSVMGTIASIALSMETLDPELPILAFSRMDNLVKVSSRTTRNMVEKGVDLGQALKDASSSFGGTGGGHDIAAGAMVSYKEMDNFLNLVDEIVGYQLAQ; this is encoded by the coding sequence ATGACCCACAAAAAGCAGCACTCCTTGTTAAATAGAGGTGATGAAGCCTGCCAGGTCCTCAAAGAGCACCTGGAAAAAGGAAGCATCATTAGGATCGTATCCCACAATGATGCAGACGGCCTATCTGCTGCTGGAGTGGCAGCCAATGCCATATCCCAAGAAGATGGCCAGTACCACATTAGTATCGTTCCCCGTTTAAGGGACAGTTTTATTCAAAAACTGACCAAGGAACGATACCAGCTTTTCTTTTTTTGTGATATGGGTAGTGCTTATTTAGATTCAATTTCCCGGATAAAAGGTGATATAATCATTGCCGACCATCACCAGCCCATGGAATTTGAAACTAAAGAAAATATAACCCATGTTAACCCCCACTTATTTGGAGTAGATGGTAGTAAAGAAGTTAGTGCTTCTGGAGTTACCTATTTAACTGTGCGAGGAATGGAAAAACAATCCCTGGCCCCAATGGCCTTAGCCGGTGCTTTTGGTGACATGCAGTACTATGATGGTTTTTTAGGTATTAATAAGATCATACTGGATGAAGGATTAGAATATGGTTCTGTAGAAATGCATAAAGATTTAAAAATTGCTTCTAAAAATGAAGAACCACTTTACAAAGCTCTAGCTTACAGTTTCAGTCCAATTCTTCCAGGATTATCCGGAGATTTAGAAGCTTCCATGGCATTTTTAGAAAAACTGGGAGTTTCTTATGGAGTTAAATTTTCTGATTTAGGCCCTGAAGAGCGAGATATCCTTAAAGATGAATTAGTGCGTATCAATCCTGAAATTTTCTCTGATGTATATAGTAATCCTAAAGAAAAACCAACTTTAAGAGACATTGAGGATTATTCGAGGATTTTAGATGCTTGTGGAAAAAACAAGAAGTATGGTCTTGGTTTGGGAATTTGTCTGGGTGAAAAGAGCGATGCACTGGATGTAGCCCTTGATCTACAGCGAAAATACCGGCAAAATCTAGTTAATGGATTGAGCTGGATAAAAAGAGAAGGCTCCAATGTAATGGAGAACATCCAATATCTTTACGCTGAAGAAAAAGCTCGAAAAAGTGTTATGGGAACCATTGCAAGTATAGCGCTATCAATGGAAACTTTAGACCCAGAACTACCAATTCTAGCATTCTCCAGAATGGATAATTTAGTCAAAGTATCTAGTAGAACTACCCGTAACATGGTAGAAAAAGGTGTAGATCTTGGACAGGCCTTAAAAGATGCTTCCAGTAGCTTTGGTGGTACTGGAGGTGGACACGACATAGCAGCAGGAGCTATGGTTTCTTACAAGGAAATGGATAATTTTTTGAATCTAGTTGATGAAATAGTTGGTTATCAACTGGCACAGTAA
- a CDS encoding Hef nuclease, whose product MEKYISHPLVHPSKVEARLYQQLLAADVLKKGNTMIVAPTALGKTIVAALVAADRLEKVPNSKVLVVAPSKPLVIQHEESFREFLTITSTSITGAVKPEERTKRWDESQIICATPQTVESDLINNRYSLKDVSLMVFDECHRGVGSYAYVYLASRYLPDAQNPLILGLTASPGSDKDKIKCVCENLFIREVIIKSEEDPDVSPYFNPIEVEWVSVEMGEEQKRIKEHLNKALKQRLKLLKSIEVLPTISVGKKDLLMARGRVQNRIARSTTPPKECFRAISLIAASINVQHALELLETQGISTLQHYFIRLGKKNTKAAKGLLVDADFAPAMILTKKAYEMGVEHPKLNKLIKILQKELKNKSKIIVFTQYRDTLEQIYQHCEKENINAVKFFGQGKSNGEKGLTQKEQKQIIKAFRMGTYDVLLSTSVAEEGIDIPAVDLVVLYEPVPSEIRMIQRRGRTGRKNTGKMKVLITKGTRDEGYYWSSIHKEKKMKEQLGDASSLSNLEIKPLHEDFISPKAKESDFDNKNNSKTSNKEIEISKSDQMEDIEDSQKIDIQNSSLKSTQSLKPLIYADSREGNSRVLRELTKLGVDIEIKTMAVADYQITDEVGIERKTASDFVSSIADKRLYKQAKEMVDEFKKPVLILEGDNLYSGFMNPNAIRGALSAIAIDFGIPIIPTRSPDDTAAMIRRIAIREQGQDRPPVQVRTEKKPLTFLEQQLFIVESLPNVGPVNARKLLEEFGSVKEIVNASEDELQKVEGIGKKIAKTIKKVVEGQLKRVKASEEKKLID is encoded by the coding sequence ATGGAAAAGTATATCAGCCATCCTCTTGTGCATCCTAGCAAGGTTGAGGCCCGTCTTTATCAACAGTTACTGGCTGCAGACGTTCTGAAAAAAGGGAATACTATGATAGTGGCACCTACCGCCCTAGGAAAAACTATTGTGGCCGCTTTAGTGGCTGCAGATAGGTTGGAAAAGGTTCCTAACTCCAAGGTACTGGTAGTGGCCCCTAGCAAGCCATTGGTAATTCAGCACGAGGAAAGCTTCCGGGAGTTTCTTACTATAACTTCCACATCAATTACTGGGGCTGTAAAACCAGAAGAAAGAACAAAAAGATGGGATGAATCTCAAATAATCTGTGCAACACCACAAACTGTAGAATCAGATCTTATTAATAACCGATACTCTTTAAAAGATGTTTCTTTAATGGTATTTGACGAGTGCCATCGGGGTGTGGGATCATATGCATATGTATACTTGGCCTCTCGCTATTTACCTGATGCACAAAACCCCTTGATTTTAGGTTTAACCGCGTCTCCGGGTTCTGATAAGGATAAAATAAAATGTGTTTGTGAAAATCTCTTTATCAGGGAAGTAATTATTAAAAGTGAGGAAGATCCTGATGTATCTCCTTATTTCAATCCCATTGAAGTGGAATGGGTAAGTGTTGAAATGGGAGAAGAACAAAAAAGGATAAAAGAACATTTAAATAAGGCTCTTAAACAGCGTTTAAAATTACTCAAGAGTATTGAAGTACTCCCTACAATTTCAGTAGGTAAAAAAGATTTATTAATGGCCCGTGGAAGGGTGCAAAATCGTATTGCTCGCAGTACTACTCCACCCAAAGAGTGTTTCCGAGCTATTTCATTGATTGCTGCTTCCATAAATGTGCAACACGCCCTTGAGCTTTTAGAAACTCAGGGAATTAGTACCTTACAACATTATTTCATCAGGCTGGGGAAAAAAAATACTAAGGCCGCCAAAGGATTACTTGTGGATGCAGATTTTGCTCCGGCTATGATACTTACCAAAAAGGCCTATGAAATGGGAGTAGAGCATCCTAAACTAAATAAACTTATAAAAATTCTCCAAAAGGAGCTTAAAAACAAATCTAAAATAATTGTTTTCACCCAATATCGTGATACCTTAGAACAAATTTACCAGCATTGCGAAAAAGAAAATATTAATGCCGTTAAATTCTTTGGCCAGGGCAAAAGTAATGGTGAAAAGGGACTCACCCAAAAAGAACAAAAACAAATCATTAAAGCTTTTAGAATGGGCACCTATGATGTTTTATTATCTACCAGTGTGGCCGAAGAAGGTATAGATATACCTGCGGTGGATCTGGTAGTGCTTTATGAACCTGTTCCTTCAGAAATTAGAATGATACAACGAAGGGGACGTACTGGGAGGAAAAATACTGGTAAAATGAAAGTTCTTATTACCAAAGGGACTAGAGATGAAGGATATTACTGGTCTAGTATTCATAAAGAGAAAAAAATGAAGGAACAGTTAGGAGATGCATCATCTTTAAGCAATTTAGAGATAAAACCACTCCACGAAGATTTTATTTCACCTAAAGCCAAAGAAAGTGATTTTGATAATAAAAATAATTCTAAAACATCTAATAAAGAAATAGAAATTTCTAAATCAGATCAAATGGAAGATATTGAAGATAGTCAAAAAATAGATATTCAAAATAGCTCATTAAAATCTACTCAATCTCTTAAACCATTAATATATGCTGATTCTAGAGAAGGAAATTCACGTGTTTTAAGAGAATTAACAAAATTAGGCGTGGATATTGAAATTAAAACTATGGCCGTGGCAGATTACCAAATAACGGATGAGGTAGGAATAGAAAGGAAAACTGCCTCTGATTTTGTAAGTTCTATTGCAGATAAAAGATTATATAAACAGGCCAAAGAAATGGTAGATGAATTTAAAAAACCCGTGCTCATATTAGAAGGGGATAATCTTTACTCTGGCTTTATGAATCCCAATGCTATTCGAGGGGCTTTATCAGCTATAGCTATTGATTTTGGTATACCAATAATACCTACTCGCTCACCTGACGATACGGCTGCTATGATAAGGCGTATTGCTATTAGGGAACAAGGTCAGGACCGGCCACCCGTTCAAGTACGAACAGAAAAAAAGCCATTAACATTTTTAGAACAACAACTTTTTATTGTGGAATCTTTACCTAATGTAGGGCCAGTTAATGCTCGTAAACTTCTTGAAGAATTTGGTTCTGTTAAAGAAATAGTTAATGCTAGTGAAGACGAACTTCAGAAAGTAGAGGGTATTGGGAAAAAAATTGCGAAAACCATTAAAAAAGTTGTAGAGGGACAGTTGAAAAGAGTCAAAGCTTCTGAAGAAAAGAAACTCATTGATTAA
- a CDS encoding tRNA (adenine-N1)-methyltransferase: MLILIDERGKKYLLNLEQDFQNDLGIIKKEDLQECSPGDTLETHMGKNVKVVKADVNDLIELMQRRCSILLPKDIGIVISYTGLGCGDRVVDAGTGAGAIALHFANVVGNDGKVYSYEIREDFAQIAQSNIDQFQLKNVEIKNKDIKEGIDEENIDLIFLDLPKPYELLESVYESLKTGGWLAVYAPYIEQVQIFHRIAKKVGFSEINTIECILREIEVKVKGTRPKTRMVGHTGYLSFARKL; the protein is encoded by the coding sequence TTGCTTATTTTAATAGATGAAAGAGGGAAGAAATACCTACTTAATTTAGAACAGGATTTTCAGAATGATCTGGGAATAATTAAAAAAGAAGACCTTCAAGAATGTAGTCCGGGAGATACTCTAGAAACACATATGGGAAAAAATGTCAAAGTTGTTAAAGCTGATGTAAATGATTTAATTGAACTTATGCAGCGCAGATGTTCAATTTTACTTCCTAAAGACATAGGAATAGTAATTTCATATACTGGTTTAGGTTGTGGTGATCGTGTGGTAGATGCGGGCACTGGTGCCGGAGCCATAGCTCTTCATTTCGCTAATGTAGTAGGAAATGATGGAAAAGTTTACAGTTATGAGATTAGGGAGGATTTTGCTCAAATAGCTCAGTCCAATATTGACCAATTTCAATTGAAAAATGTTGAAATTAAAAATAAAGATATTAAAGAAGGTATTGATGAAGAAAATATTGATTTAATATTTTTAGACCTTCCAAAACCATATGAATTACTGGAATCAGTTTATGAAAGCCTTAAAACAGGTGGTTGGCTGGCAGTATATGCTCCATATATAGAACAAGTTCAAATTTTCCATAGAATTGCTAAAAAAGTTGGTTTTTCTGAAATAAATACTATTGAATGTATTTTAAGAGAAATTGAGGTCAAAGTTAAAGGTACTCGGCCAAAAACTCGTATGGTTGGTCATACTGGATATTTAAGTTTTGCCAGGAAGTTATAA
- a CDS encoding aspartate carbamoyltransferase yields the protein MSFSLKNVISIKDFSKDDINFILKQAEKLEPVARSQEMSQNMAGKILGMMFYEPSTRTRLSFETSMKRLGGGVIGFAETGASSVTKGENLADTARMVAEYADALVIRHNLEGAARYVSDIVDVPIINAGDGAGQHPTQTLLDIYTMKRVFGKIKGLNVALIGDLKYGRTVHSLSYALGMFGAKMSFVSPPELKMPQETLHDLKGAKAVTRETNDIHDVLDEVDVLYVTRIQKERFPDPEEYSRIKGAYLINSELLNGKDLIVMHPLPRVDEISPDVDDTKYGKYFEQAFYGVPVRMALLNALIKSF from the coding sequence ATGTCCTTTTCTCTTAAGAATGTTATTTCTATTAAAGATTTTAGTAAAGATGACATAAATTTCATTTTAAAGCAGGCTGAAAAACTAGAACCTGTGGCCCGGTCTCAGGAAATGTCTCAAAATATGGCTGGTAAAATCCTGGGAATGATGTTTTATGAACCATCCACCAGAACTCGATTATCATTTGAAACTTCAATGAAAAGATTAGGTGGTGGAGTAATAGGTTTTGCAGAAACTGGGGCTAGTTCTGTCACCAAAGGAGAAAATTTAGCTGATACTGCTCGTATGGTTGCAGAATATGCTGATGCATTAGTAATAAGACATAATTTAGAAGGTGCAGCACGCTATGTTTCAGATATAGTAGATGTTCCTATTATTAATGCCGGAGATGGTGCAGGTCAGCATCCTACCCAAACTTTATTAGATATTTACACTATGAAAAGGGTTTTTGGGAAAATAAAAGGCCTCAATGTAGCTTTAATTGGCGATTTAAAATATGGGAGAACTGTGCACTCTCTTTCTTATGCTTTAGGAATGTTCGGGGCAAAAATGAGTTTTGTTTCCCCGCCCGAGCTTAAAATGCCACAAGAAACTCTTCATGATTTAAAAGGGGCTAAAGCAGTAACCAGAGAAACAAATGATATCCATGATGTTTTAGATGAAGTGGATGTATTATATGTTACTCGAATACAAAAAGAAAGATTTCCAGATCCAGAAGAGTATTCAAGAATTAAAGGAGCTTATCTTATCAATTCTGAACTTTTAAATGGAAAGGATTTGATTGTAATGCATCCATTGCCCAGGGTTGATGAAATATCACCGGATGTTGATGATACTAAATATGGAAAATATTTTGAACAGGCATTTTATGGTGTTCCAGTGCGTATGGCCCTTTTAAATGCCTTAATAAAGTCATTTTAG
- a CDS encoding cell division control protein Cdc6, with amino-acid sequence MNIFDELGDKQTVFQDKKFLDHRFLPDKLPHREDQIKSIAKYWIEALKEVTPPDITIYGKTGTGKTAVAKFAMKQLKEAAKEQDINIKTEYIRCTDYTTEYQVIARLCQQMGRDVPYRGWTKAEVINTFRNLFKKNAFGKDLILLVVLDEIDILLRNDGDGLLYTLTRTDNVAILSISNYVDFKKFIKPRVRSSLRDREIVFPPYGAQQLVDILEERSNLSFNGEALKDDVIPLCAALAAKEEGDARYALDLLRTSGELADEKDSELVLGEYVREAKDYIEHNKVTDIIMTLPSQQQRVLESILYLTKRKEEITSGRLYEVYKDIARGDTVSYRRIFDFINELEMLGLISTNTVSRGRAKGRTNIIDLQCDTAVLEEAIWGM; translated from the coding sequence ATGAATATATTTGATGAGTTAGGGGATAAACAAACAGTTTTTCAAGATAAAAAGTTTTTAGATCACAGATTTTTACCAGACAAACTTCCTCATAGGGAAGACCAGATAAAATCTATAGCTAAATATTGGATAGAGGCCTTAAAGGAAGTTACTCCTCCAGATATTACTATTTATGGAAAAACAGGAACTGGAAAAACAGCTGTGGCTAAATTTGCAATGAAACAACTCAAAGAGGCAGCTAAAGAGCAAGATATTAATATTAAAACAGAATACATTCGATGCACTGATTATACAACTGAATATCAAGTTATTGCTCGTTTATGTCAACAAATGGGGCGTGATGTTCCTTATCGAGGATGGACCAAAGCTGAAGTTATAAATACTTTTAGAAATTTATTTAAAAAGAATGCTTTTGGTAAAGACTTGATTTTATTAGTTGTTTTGGATGAAATTGATATTCTTCTTAGAAACGATGGTGATGGTCTTCTTTACACACTTACTCGTACTGATAATGTAGCAATATTATCAATTAGTAATTATGTTGATTTTAAAAAATTTATAAAACCTCGTGTTCGAAGTAGTTTAAGGGATAGAGAAATTGTATTCCCACCATATGGTGCTCAACAACTTGTAGATATCCTTGAAGAACGTTCTAATTTGTCTTTTAATGGAGAAGCACTTAAAGATGATGTAATACCATTGTGTGCTGCACTGGCTGCTAAGGAAGAAGGAGATGCTAGATATGCTTTGGATCTTTTAAGAACATCTGGTGAGCTGGCTGATGAAAAAGATTCAGAACTTGTTCTTGGTGAGTATGTAAGGGAAGCAAAGGATTATATTGAACATAATAAAGTCACTGATATCATAATGACTTTACCAAGTCAACAACAACGTGTTTTGGAGTCAATACTTTATCTAACTAAAAGAAAAGAAGAAATAACTTCTGGAAGACTTTATGAGGTTTATAAAGATATTGCTCGTGGAGACACGGTTTCTTACAGAAGAATTTTTGACTTTATAAATGAATTAGAGATGTTAGGTTTAATTTCAACCAATACAGTTTCTAGAGGACGTGCAAAAGGAAGAACTAATATAATTGATCTTCAATGTGATACTGCAGTTCTTGAAGAGGCTATTTGGGGAATGTAA